One Oryctolagus cuniculus chromosome 7, mOryCun1.1, whole genome shotgun sequence genomic window, CCTACTTCCTGTGCAAGCTCCTGGGCCGCATCTGAAAACGGATAAGGACGATACCAGCTTCACAGGGTGACAGAGGAATTAAACAGGACGGTGGTttgtggtggaggtggaggttactgtgctgcagcaggttgggatgctcacatcctgtaGCCAAGTGCCTGATTCAGTCCCAacaactctgcttccagtccagcttcttacTGGTGTgcgtcctgggaagcagcaaatgatgacttgagtgttgggcccctgctacccacaggggagaccctgactaagttccaggcccttggctttgaccttggaccagccctggctgttgctggtatttgagggagtgaaccagcaagtggaagatctctctctgtctctgtctctgtaactctaccttctacataaatgaacaattaaaataaattaaataaatgagataacaCAGGTCGAGCAGTTAGCAAGCAGGACAGGCTCCCCCTTGATGGGCAATGTGGTCTGTTGACCATGTGCCCATCCCATCGAGgtctccctgtgttttcttccagtgCTATCAGACCGGGCTTATGTCCCAGTATGTGGAGTCCTGGAGACCAGGAGACACGGCTTTCTGGCGAGGACCTTTCGGAGGCTTCTTCTATAAACCAAACCAGGTCAGTGCCCAAACCCTCGGTCCTGAGCAGCCCCGTCTTGGCCTATCTTCCAGGCCTGTGCTGGTCATGCTTCAGGCCATGAAATCTCCGACCCAGCCCTGAGCATATCCTTGGAGCTGGACAGAGGAGATGGAGTAGGCACTGGTGGACAAACTGCCTGCCCGGGCTCCGGGACTACCCATGGCTGCCCATGGCTTAGGAAATCAGGCTCACACGCTtggtgtttaggacatctgacctTATACCATGAGACCTCAGATCCCATTCCTCTCCCTTTCGCAGCCCTAATGCCAAATACACGGCAGGGCTCTGTGCTGAGAGCCCACCGCTTCCCAGCTCAGAGGTTGCCCCGCTCTGCTCACacccctctctgctttcccaggagacaCTCGCAATTCCGTAGCAGCTAGTGCCTGTCTGGAAAGTGGTGTGGCACTGGGTGCTGGGGACCTTCCCAGTCTTCACATGGCCTAGCCCAGGGCTGCCCCTTCTGTGAGTCTAGCCTCCGGGAAGGACCCAGAGTGCCGGCTCTTTTGTACACCTTTGTGGTATCTTTGTTTCTAACAGCACAAAACTGGAGCAACTTCATGCCCAGCAGCAGGGTAAAGGTTAAGAACACAGGGCTGCGGGTACCTGGTAGAATATTACCCTGGACTTCAAAGGCATGTTTCTAAGTGATGTGACATGTTTGTGCTGTGAGAGCCAGTGACAAACACTGGGCCAAAAAACAATATACAACAGGTTGGAAACTCACTTAACAAGCACAGAAAAATTATGAAAGGAAAATGCCATGACATGTTAGCAGCTCAGGCTGGTGGAGTTAcgagtgattttattttcttcattatacTTTCCAAATGATATGCATGGAACACCTATTACCTTTAGAATGAGGAAAACAAAGCCACATGAAAACAAATGGGGAAGGGTGAGTCACGCTCCCCTCGCCATTCTTTTTGTATAATTTAAAGAtagcttttattctttctttcttattacgAATGCAGTACATGTTCATTACCAAAAAATCAGCAGGTGGAGAGAgacaacaagaagaaaataaaaaaacacaccGCCGGTCATCTCCCCACCTAGACATGCCAGCCGTGTGACCCTGGTGTCTTCTTCCAGACCCTCTTCTGTGCATGGGTGTGGATAGagacacgcatgcacacacgtacacacccGTGTGTGTAGTGATACCGAGTCCATACGTGGCACCTCCTGTGTGCCATGCTCTGCCCTTGACACTTGCTGTGAggaactcatttaatcctcacagcagcaCACTGGTGCCGCTGCCTCCGTGCACACGTACAACCATGTGGTGTGCATGTGCTGACCCTCTCTCACAGGCAACTTCTAACACTAACCAGGCTCAGCCTTGCATTTTAGCCATGGGGGCCTCAGTGTCCCTCAGGCCCTTGGATGAGAGCAGGACATGGGAACTGTCCCTGTGTCCTCTTGGCCTGGCACGCCCATGCTGGATAGATGTCTCGGCCGCCACGTCTCAGCGGGAGCCCTGCTGCCTGTGGCTGCTCGTTTGCATGCACAGGCTGCTGGAGCGCCCCTGATTGCTTCTCAGAGGAGGCTGTGGGCTTGGCTGGGAGGGAGCGGAGAGGGCGTCTCACATACTAATACTTGCCCGCTGGCACAGGCGCGAGGCTGGGCCTTGCTCCCGTGAGACTGCCGGGTgctgctgccctctgcccagaCCCGTGTTGCTGCTCTGTGGTCCTCATCACTGCAAATGGATCTTATAGCAGCCCTGGGCACTGGCTCATTAGCATCTCGCTGTGCATCCATTCTGCAGACCTATACCAGTgtccacccagggccaggcccatgcCAGACTCTAGGGACCCAGACATGGGCCAGACAAGCCCCCCATcctccaaatgacagcaacacaGAGTGACCACTGTCATGCAGAGCGATGCGCTGGGAGCTGTGGGAACACAAAGGAagcacctccctcctgcccccggTCCAGAGAAGGCTTCCAGGAGAGCGACCGAGTgagctggagaggaggaggaggagagccacCAGCCATTGCCTGCAGGGATGAGCCTCGGGCTGAAGCGGGGAAGGGGCTTGACCAGATAAAGCCCAGGGTGGGAACTGGGCGCTTTGTGCCAGCTCACCCCTCACGACGGCTCTCATAGCTGCTGCCGTGGGGGAAATGCTGTTCTTTTTCATTGATGAAGAAACAGGCTCAGACTGGTGAAAGACCTGGCCCGCATCACACAGCTGGGGGCTGACGCTAGAATGTGGAGGGTAAGTGCCTTTGCATGGGTCACGCGCTAACCTCTGAGGCCCCAACCTTGACGAGGATCGCCCCTCTGTAAGAGGCCGGGAGCCGGGAGGTCGAAGGGACATGGATGGGGACATCCAGGAAGGACAGTGCTGTCCAGTTCCAGCGTTCCAGCAAGCCCAGGAGAAGGCCACGTGATGGCATGGGGACATGAGGCCACCCATACACACACGTCCTGCGCCCGTTCTGTCCCCAGCACGGCGAGCTCCTCATGCTGGCTGCGGGCACGGGCCTGGCCCCCATGGTGCCCATCCTGCAGAGCATCACGGACAATGCGGAGGACGAGACCTTCGTCACCCTGGTCTGCTGCTTCAAGACCTTCGAGGGCGTCTACCTGAAAACCTTCCTCCAGGAGAAGGCCCGCTTCTGGAACGTCCGCACCTTCTTTGTGCTCAGCCAGGTGAGCCCAGCACGGCCACTTCCTTCCCTGACCGGGACTCCGCAGCCCCCTGGCATCTGTCCTGGGCACTGGCTAGGGCATTCCTGGCACTGAGGCAGATGAGGACGCAGCAGCTCAGCGAGGTGACGGTGCCGGCCCTGGTGTGGCCAGGGttggagcccagggctggctgacGCTGGAGCCCCAGCTCTGACCCACTGTGCTTTGCTGCCTCCCGTCTGCCCCTGGGGTCCTTAGTAatgcggggctgggggcagcgggtgggggcctggctggggagtCAGAGGAGGGCAGGTCACAGGCTGCGCTGGGTTCCCAGAGACTGGGCGCACGTGTGGGAGCCTCATTGCTTGGTGCTTAGTGCACTGCCAGGTTCCAAGCAGGGGCTGTGTCTGCTGCTGCTGGCGTCCACTGCGTCCGGTTCCCTGCACTGGGGAGGGTCCTGTGTTGGTCACGTTTCCATCGCAGCCACGAGGCGGGGTGACTTTATCAAGGAAAGAGGCtcatttggctcacagttctgaaggctccagggtgtggcaccagcatctgctGTGCTCTGGCGAAGACCTACTGGTGCCACAAAGGCAGGGgtgtgtgctgggggcagaggcaggggcggggcaggggagggcagtgcTGGATGGTGCCCAGcttggtcctctttttttttttttttttttttaagatttatttatttgaaagagttaaagaaagagaaggagagacaaatagAGCTTCCGTCTACTGGGCTGatttcactccccggatggccacaacagctggggtggaccagggtggagccaggagctaggagcttcttctggatgcaggggcccaagcactcaggccatcctctgctgctttcccaggtgctttagcaaggagttggattggatttggagcagataggacttgaaccagcatccatatgggatggtgtcactgcaggtggtggctgaactacagcactggcccagcccggcctggtgctttgctttgcttttcttttcttttttaagatttatttgaaagacttacagagagaggcggagacagagagagaggtctttcatctgctggttcactccccagatgaccacaacagccagagctgtgctgatccaaagccaggagccaggagcttcctccaggtctcccacacgggtgcaggggcccaaggacttggtccatcttccactgccttcccaggccatagcagagagctggatcagatgtggaacagctggaactacaaccggcgcccacacaggatgccagcactgcaggccagggctttaacctgctgtgccacagcactggtcgctgtgtcacagcaccagtccctggcttggtgcttttatttttttctttttttttaaatttttttgacaggcagagtggacagtgagagagagacagagagaaaggtcttcctttgccgttggttcaccctccaatggccgacgccgCCGGCGTGCTGCgtcagcacaccgcgctgatccgaagccaggagccaggtgcttctcctggtctgccatggggtgcagggcccaagcacttgggccatcctccactgcactccttggccacagcagagagctggcctggaagaggggcaaccgggacagaatccagcgccctgaccgggactagaacccggtgtgccggtgccgctaggcggaggattagcctagtgagccgcggcgctggccttggtgCTTTTCTCACAACACTGTCTTAAGAACTAACTCAAGGGTTCCGATAGAACTACCTTAACCCCTTCTGAGAGCAGTGGCCCCAACAGCCCAGCCGTGTCAGCACGCCCCACCTCTCAAAGTGACCCTAGCACCCTCGCCCTGAGGGCCAGGCCTCCAGCACATGAGCCCCTAGGGGACAAACCATGCCCAAAGCAGTATGGGTCCCTGCCAACGCCTCACTTTGTCCCTCCTGGGGAACAGCTGTAGCTGTATGCAGTGCTACCTCCTgaccctgtctccctccctccaggtGTGAGGTGTGAGGGCCCCGCTCCGCTCCTCAATTCACACTAAGCACTCAGCTGTCGTcattccctgcctgccctggttGGAACCCCTAGTCTATAGCTTTACCTCACCTTCCTGCAGCCGCTGGCTGGGGGTTCCCCACTTGGCCTCCTTTCTATTCCCTGTCACCCAGGGTCAGCCTCGGCAAGCCCTGTGGAGCACTCATTCATCAGCACCCTGTGTGAGGCAGCCTGGAGTGGGTGCCAGCCACCCTCACAGCGCTTGTCTTTGTGGCTGGGGACAGGTGCTAGGAAACCACACTCCCCTCCCCATGCCTGAGTTCCTGGGCTCCCCAGGGAGCACGGGGGTGAGGGGGACTCTGGGTGAATGTGAGTGAAGTGTCCTGGGCAGGGCAACGAAGCTAGTGGCCAGCGTGCGGCCCCAGGAGTGGGACCAGGGAGGGCCACGGTTGCCAGCAGGAGTCAGCCCTGCCTAAGCGCCTGGCCCGGGAcaatgggaagaggggcaggtggaCAGGCGCCTGCAGGTTGTGGGCcagccttccttcccttcttctgcCCCTGACCACATGCTGGGTGCCAGGCTGGTCAAACCCCTCCTGCCTCAGGACGCTGGCCTGCATGAGGGAGACAGCCACAGGGGCTCTGACAACAGCTCTCTTTCATCCATCCGTGCTCTGGGCCAGCTTTGCTCTTTTCACTTGACATctgttaactcatttaatctccaCACCAGGCCTGGGAGACCCAGTCATGCCCCTTTTACCAGCATGGAAACCGAGGCACGGAAATCTGGGTGGTGAACCCCACTGGCCCACTCGGGGGCCATGCTCTGGGCACCCGCCAGCAGGAACAGGGCTGGGACTTCATGGCGCAGGTGGCATTGGTCTCTGGGCTCCAAGCTGAGTTTAGTTCACCACCAGCAGCAGACCTTCCGCCTGGGCCTGGGACTCTGAGCTGGCCTGGCTCCGTGGGCTGCCGTggccgtgggtggcagggaggctgtggtggctcctgccccgccccctgctcctgTCTCTCGGGATGCTCGTGCCCCTGCCTGGGCCGCCGCAGCAGCACCCTCAAGGCACTCCAGCCACTCCCTGCTGATCTGGCCTTCATCCTACAGCCCGAAGGCATCTGCCCACACCGCCGCCCACATGCAGCCCTCCCCTGGCTCCCACTGCTGCTCGGTGTCCAGGCCCGGGGCCCTGCCGTCCTCTGTGGCCTGTCTCCTGGCCCGCACTCCTGTGTGCTCTGTCCCGGTGTTGCTGACCCACTGTGGGTGCTGGATGCTGTGCTCTGGCCGCAAGGCCCTTGCTTGTGCAGTCCCCTTTTCTTGCCTGACACCTCCCTGTCCCTCGCATGTCTGCTGAGGTGCAGGTCCATCCTGGaagccagcctggagccctaggaTGGCACTGATGTTGTTgctgtcccagcccaggccccctccTTCCTGGCCCCGACCTGGGCAGCCCACCCAACACTGCCCAGGGTATGCACTTAGGGGACTCAGCTGGACCCAGCTAGCTTGAGGGCACTGGGCAGTGTGAGGGAGAGGCAAGGCCAGGTGTGCTTTGCAGCCCCTCAGATGGGTCAGACTGAGGGGAAGCAGGAAGATCCAGATCAGTGGGGTGGTGTTGTGGCGTCACAGGTAGGCTCACGTTAGACTCTGGCGTTCCATGCGGGAACAGTTATGGTTcacagcccagctgctctgctcctcatccagctctctgctaatgtgcctggggaggcagcagaggatggcccaagtgtgtaggtcctcgcacccacatgggagacccggatggagttcctggctcctgcttcagcttggcccagccccaaccattctgttcatttagggggtaaaccagcagatggaagatgtctttctctctgtctttccctgcctctgttactctgcctttcaagtaaaaaacaaataaataaatctttttaaaaagcaacagatCGAGATCAGCAGAGGAGACTCCGCTTGTCGGCAGCAGAGGCCTGCAGGAGGAGGCATGCAAGGTGCAGCCGAGGCCCTGGGAGTGCAGGCACCGGACTGCAGAGGGCCTCCTCACAGGGCCTCTATCGGGTTACCCCACCGTGGCTGCTCCTCTGACGCCGGCTTCCCACAGCTGCTGCCCTTCCCACAGTAGCTCAGAGCAGTCGCTGTCACTCAGACAGAaagtggggcgggggtggggtggtgagGAACCCGGCTCCAGCCCCTGTGCCCCGACTCTCCGCCCAGCGCCACGCGTGAGCAGCTCGCCCTCCAGGATCTGCAAGAGCACAGCCCTGTTTgggtttgcgtgtgtgtgtgtgcgtgagtgtgtctgtgtgctgtTTATATGGTTTCTTCTTTTCACTTAAATTCTTCAAACTCTATACATACTTAATGACTTTTCTACTTTTCTAGGCACATgttcttttcaaaattaattcattaatttgaaaggcagaagagtgagctcttccatctgctgttcacccCCAAGTTTCCCTACAGCCAGGGTGGGCATAGCTGAAGTCAGGCCcattctgggcctcccatgtgggtggcagggatccaagtacttgagccatccatcacccTGCGCCTCTCAGGGTACTCGTgaacagatgggagaccaggataagtacctggctcctgccatcggatcagcacggtgcgccggctgcagcacgccggccgcggcagccattggagggtgaaccaacggcaaaaggaagacctttctctctgtctctctctctcactgtctactctgcctgtcaaaaaaacaaaacaaaaaacaaaacaaaaaaaaaacctggatagaaagcagaggagctgggactccagtgtAGGCctcaggtgttccaagtggcgaCTGTACCCCAGTTCCCCAAGCCCACCCTGTGCATGTTTACCTAAGGGCTGGACATTGtagcacagcacattaagcccCCATCTGGGACACCTATACCCTGTATCAGTGTGTCTGGGGTCACATCCTGCTGCTCCCTCCATTTCCATTTCTGTTGCCTGTTAATgtgaccctgggaggtagcaggtgatgacacaagtacgtgggcccctggtatctgtgtgggagacccagacaaagttcCCAACTCTTGGCCGGCactacagctcaataggctaatcctctgcctgcggtgccggcaccctgggttctagtcccggtaggggcaccagtttctgtcccggttgctcctcttccagtccagctctctgctggggccagggaaggcagtggaggatggcccaggtgcttgggccctgcacccgcatgggagaccgggagaagcacctggctcctggcttcggatcagcacggtgcgctggccgcagcgtgccagccgcagcggccattggagggtgaaccaacagtaaaggaagacctttctctctgtctctctctctcactgtccactctgcctgtaaaaaaaaaaaaaaaaaaaagttcccaactcttggcttcagcctgcctcagccccagctgttgcagacatttggggagtgaaccagaggataggatccctctttctctctgtctctttttctgtgactttgcctttcaaataaataaaattaacacataaacattttcaaaatgtgcGCTTAAAAGGACAgctgggagtgggaaaggggagggttgtgggtgggagggacagtatgggggggaagccattgtaatccataaatcgtactttggaaatttatattcattaaataaaagttaaaaaaaaaaaaaggacagctgGGTGGTGAACCCCGCTGGTCCACTTGCAGGTCACGCTccgcaggagcagggctgggagggcttCATGGCACAGGTGGCATTGGTGTCCACGTTTGAAGCTGAACTCAGTTCCTCCAAGTCTGCTGTAAGTGGGGCTTTCACTTTCTGACCCCAAGGAAGAAAGTCGCAAGCCAAGGCTGGCAGGGCGGAAAGAGAAGGAGCCTGGGTCCCTTGGGGCGGCCTTTGTCCGCAGGGAGGGAGGAACCCCTTTGTTGGTGAAGGTGCCACTACCTGGGTCACACGCGCGCAGCGAGAACGAGGCCCAGAACCTTGTCTGGGGAGCAGCTGCCAGGTACCCAggcctcctgctgcacctgcgCAGAGCGAGTACTCAGGAAATCTCtgggaatgagtgaatgaattcaCTGACACTTGACGACAGATGAACAAAGTGACAGCCCAAGGGTGCTGGGTAACCTTGGGAAGGTTCTGGGACACCCAGTCATGGGAAGAAAGCATCGCTCACTCGGCAGCAGGTGCAACAGctgctgggaagcagtggaaaatgggggcccaagttctagtcctgctgccgCCCTGGCCTCGGCGTGTGCCCTGGGGGGGTGCCCCTTGCCCACCCCGGCCTGCACTGGGAAATGGCCTCCACCCAGGCTTGTTGTGCGGGTGCTGAGAAGTGCCTGGGAGGGCCTGATCAGGTTGCCCTCCCGCcccctctgcctcagtttccccttttgGCAGAGTAAAGCTGGCTGTGTGAACCCCGAGGACCCCGATCATCACATCGCTCTTTCTTGTCTTCCCAGGAGAACTCTGCGGAGCAGCTGCCCTGGAGTTACCAGGAGAAGACCCGCTTTGGccgcctgggccaggagctggtggAAGAGCTGCTAAGCCACTGTCGGAGAAAGCCCTTTGCGTTGGTCTGCGGCTCCGCTGAGTTCACCAAGGACATGGCCAGGTGTTTGCTGGGCgccggcctggcccaggactcCTACTTCCTCTTTTAGGCCTGGCCTCCCTTCCAGAGCCTGGGCACACACAGGGAGCGGCACAGAGCAGCATCGGAAGGCATGCAGGGCAGGCCTGGTCTCCTGCTCACGTGTCAGGTGACTGTCGGGGGGCCTTTACCTCCGGGAACCTGCACTTTGCTCGCCCCCTGAGGCTGATTGGGCCCTCCTGGCGTCCTCTGTGTTGAGAGAGGACGGGAGGCTGTAGGGGGACGAGGAGGCCTGCAGCCAGCCCAGGAGTCAGAGAGGACCCGGCGGGGAAGCCAGGTGCAGGCCGAGCCCGCTGATGGGGAGGGGTTGTGCAGGAGAAGGGGCCGGAGGCGCTCCCCTGGGCCCTCCTCTGAGAGGGGCTCCCACAGTGGCCTCAGCTCTCCCTCAGGTGAGGTGCCCCCTGCGTATTTGGGAACGAACACAGGAGAGGCCGCGAGCCCTATGAGGAGGGCTCTGCCTTGCACACCTCCAGTGCCATGAGCCCGACATGCAGAAGGTTCTGGGTGCTGTGATAGGGCCGCGTTCGCAGGGGACAGTGGGCCCCAGGCACTCTCAGGTTCCCTTCCCTGGCTCAGGAGCCCAGCACAGTGTCCTCTCTCCCAGCAAGAGAAGAGGCATGGAAGGCAAATGCCCCTCCCtgctgcaggcagctggctcagcCCGTGCCTTCAGCTCGGTGCCCTGGCGACGGTTGCTATGGAGATCTAAAGATagagcaggagtcaggagacctgggttcctctcctggctctgcccagtgAGCGGCTGCCTGCAGATTCCAGTCCACCCACTCCGCCCCCCGCATCCTGCACAGGGCACACCCGCCCAGGGAACCGGCGCCCCTGGGCAGTACGCCGCAGTTAATGAATTCCGCTTTGCGCAGCCTGGGCTTCAGCGTGCTGCGGCGGCTCAGGCCGGTTACAGGCAGGCCTGGAATCGGAAAACGAAACCGTGCAATCTTAGAGTTAGCAGTTTTACATCATCGACTCACAGCCCTCATCATCTCAAAGCTGATGGTTCCAGACTCTGAAAAGCATCCAGTCTAACACATGGGTGTGTAAGTGGAGACACTGAAACCCGCGAGGCCGCGTGCCTGGCCCGTGCTGGAGTGACTGACGGCAGCGCCAGCACTGGAAGTCTCCTCGTTCCCGTGCCGTGCTCATGGGCCTGCGCCCGTGGTGTTCAAGCCCCACACGGCACCAGTTCCTTGCCTGGCAGCAGCGAAGGCACAGGGCGAGGGATGTGCAGGTCCCCTAATACCAGAGCAGTTCTGCCTTTATCCCCTGTGGTATCCTGGGACTTGGAGTCATTTCCATTTGTGAAAAAGGTTCCCCCCCTCCCCGTCCCCACCCAAAAAGTTGCAACAGAAatctgctgtgctgtgctgtgcttggTGAGTAACCATGACCCACGGCCGAGGACGGTGGCAGGGGCTGCAGACTGTTCCCCGGGCAGGATCGCGTGGGGCTACTGTGTGCGGCTTCTGCAGGAATCACACGTGTGTGAGCCCCCGGGGGCTCCGCAAAGACTTGGCCTGAAGAAACTTTGCTCACTGTCTCCCCCGGAGGCTCCCAAGCTCATTGAAAACTATCGAAGACTTCCTCGGGGTTCCAGagcccacaccccccaccccgaccccggcAGTGCATGCAGTTGGAGTGTTCTGTTTTGTGCAGCCTGGGCTGTGGGGTGCTGCGGCAGCTCAGTACAGTGTCATGAGTGCGAGAGGCCCTTACAGAGTCAGGGGGCCCCGGCAGGAATCTGCGTGGCCTGTGACCTGGGCAAGACCCTTTCCTCGGAGCCTCTGAAACCTGCGCGGCTTCTCCACACTCTCCCCTTCATGCTACTTGCACATCCAACGGGAAGGCCCGTTATGAGCCCGGCTGTGCCCCGGGCCCCAGGAAATGGACAGCaaacacagcaggtgcagggcttcCTCTCggggagctcctggcccagcagtACGGGGTACTTACAGGCAGCCAGTCGTGCATGCCACATAACGACGTTTGGTCACGGTGGCCCCGTGCGTTTCTGTTGCCCAGTGGTGTCTGTGATCACAGCGATGGCTCTGCCTGTCGTGCGTTTCCTGGAATGTCCAGCCCTAATTCTAAAAGGCACCTGTGCACATAAAGGAGGGTTGGAGTGCTGAGACTGCTCCAG contains:
- the CYB5RL gene encoding NADH-cytochrome b5 reductase-like isoform X2, which encodes MVAPHPHPQTAQAPLTMDEEEEDSDTEEAWLQLRPVEPSPSQCCGGGCSPCVFDLYHRDLARWEAARASRDRSLLNGEKSQCYQTGLMSQYVESWRPGDTAFWRGPFGGFFYKPNQHGELLMLAAGTGLAPMVPILQSITDNAEDETFVTLVCCFKTFEGVYLKTFLQEKARFWNVRTFFVLSQENSAEQLPWSYQEKTRFGRLGQELVEELLSHCRRKPFALVCGSAEFTKDMARCLLGAGLAQDSYFLF
- the CYB5RL gene encoding NADH-cytochrome b5 reductase-like isoform X1, whose amino-acid sequence is MVAPHPHPQTAQAPLTMDEEEEDSDTEEAWLQLRPVEPSPSQCCGGGCSPCVFDLYHRDLARWEAARASRDRSLLNGEKSQSRPFQLNPETFVGFCISAMEKVTQDTYRVRFALPGNSQLGLWPGQHLILRGRVNDLEIQRAYTPISPANAKGYFDVLIKCYQTGLMSQYVESWRPGDTAFWRGPFGGFFYKPNQHGELLMLAAGTGLAPMVPILQSITDNAEDETFVTLVCCFKTFEGVYLKTFLQEKARFWNVRTFFVLSQENSAEQLPWSYQEKTRFGRLGQELVEELLSHCRRKPFALVCGSAEFTKDMARCLLGAGLAQDSYFLF
- the CYB5RL gene encoding NADH-cytochrome b5 reductase-like isoform X3 gives rise to the protein MERSRRGRVNDLEIQRAYTPISPANAKGYFDVLIKCYQTGLMSQYVESWRPGDTAFWRGPFGGFFYKPNQHGELLMLAAGTGLAPMVPILQSITDNAEDETFVTLVCCFKTFEGVYLKTFLQEKARFWNVRTFFVLSQENSAEQLPWSYQEKTRFGRLGQELVEELLSHCRRKPFALVCGSAEFTKDMARCLLGAGLAQDSYFLF